Proteins found in one Muntiacus reevesi chromosome 2, mMunRee1.1, whole genome shotgun sequence genomic segment:
- the LOC136158614 gene encoding ubiquitin-like FUBI-ribosomal protein eS30 fusion protein, translating into MQLFVHTQELHTPGQDTVTGQETIAQIKAHVALLEGIAPKDQVLLLAGTPLEDEATLGQCGVEALSILEVADCMPGGKVHGSLAHAGKVRGQTPKVVKQEKQQKTGRAKSCMQYNRRFVNVGPTFGNKKGPNANS; encoded by the coding sequence ATGCAGCTCTTTGTCCACACCCAGGAGCTACACACTCCTGGCCAGGACACTGTGACTGGCCAGGAGACAATCGCCCAAATCAAGGCTCATGTAGCTTTGTTGGAGGGCATCGCTCCAAAAGATCAAGTCCTGCTCCTGGCTGGCACACCCCTAGAGGATGAGGCTACTCTGGGCCAGTGTGGCGTGGAGGCTCTGAGCATTCTGGAAGTAGCCGACTGCATGCCTGGAGGTAAAGTCCATGGTTCCCTGGCCCATGCTGGGAAAGTGAGAGGTCAGACTCCCAAGGTGGTCAAGCAAGAGAAGCAGCAGAAGACGGGCAGGGCCAAGAGTTGTATGCAGTACAACCGGCGCTTTGTCAATGTTGGGCCCACCTTTGGCAATAAGAAGGGCCCTAATGCCAACTCCTAA